Proteins found in one Oreochromis niloticus isolate F11D_XX linkage group LG22, O_niloticus_UMD_NMBU, whole genome shotgun sequence genomic segment:
- the kcng2 gene encoding potassium voltage-gated channel subfamily G member 2, with translation MYQEVAFLAGSTDHQFTTFQFKRLENPQEVTSKKGLFYKRAQLLLQPQSHREDGGEIDLADGAAIINVGGIKYHIPWSTLDEFPLTRLGKLRACSNEAEIMDVCDDYDGSCNEYFFDRNPSAFRIIVTFLAAGKLRLLREMCALSFQEELLYWGVEENNLDWCCLRKLRLRQEEYKEQQRLEEEEGAELNSPQSCEESQQPLEGPEETFSGGCMRRLRDMVENPHSGLPGKIFACLSVLFVAITAVTLCVSTMPDLREEEERGECSQRCYNIFVLETVCVAWFSLEFLLRFIQTQSKCMFLRTPLNVIDVVAILPYYITLIVDSLSVGGKPAGSGNNYLEKVGLVLRVLRALRIFYVMRLARHSLGLQTLGLTVRRCTREFGLLLLFLCVAMALFSPLVFLAESEMGAKQEFTSIPGSYWWAVISMTTVGYGDMVPRSIPGQVVALSSILSGILLMAFPVTSIFHTFSRSYVELKEEQSRALRQKPDSQDSTKSQNSEDSQETDSYHGITEATASAIQRRKSMAAQRAAEIRASMKT, from the exons ATGTACCAGGAGGTGGCCTTCCTGGCAGGGAGCACTGATCACCAGTTCACCACATTCCAGTTTAAACGCTTGGAGAACCCACAAGAGGTCACATCCAAGAAGGGTTTGTTCTATAAGCGCGCCCAGCTCCTGCTTCAGCCTCAGTCTCACCGAGAGGATGGAGGTGAGATTGACCTGGCTGATGGCGCAGCCATCATCAATGTGGGTGGCATTAAGTACCACATCCCCTGGTCCACGCTGGATGAGTTCCCTCTGACGCGACTGGGCAAGCTACGAGCTTGTAGCAACGAAGCAGAGATCATGGACGTGTGCGATGATTACGACGGCAGCTGCAACGAGTACTTTTTCGACCGAAACCCGTCAGCTTTCCGCATCATCGTGACTTTCCTGGCAGCTGGAAAACTGAGGCTCCTGAGGGAGATGTGCGCATTGTCCTTCCAGGAGGAGCTGCTGTACTGGGGGGTGGAGGAGAACAACCTGGACTGGTGCTGCCTCAGGAAGCTGCGATTAAGGCAGGAGGAgtacaaagagcagcagaggctggaggaggaggagggggccGAGCTCAACTCACCGCAGTCCTGCGAGGAGAGCCAGCAGCCTCTGGAAGGACCAGAGGAGACCTTTTCAGGAGGCTGCATGCGGAGGCTGAGGGACATGGTGGAGAACCCCCACTCGGGCCTTCCGGGGAAGATCTTCGCCTGCCTCTCGGTCTTATTTGTAGCCATCACTGCTGTGACCCTGTGTGTCAGCACCATGCCTGAcctcagagaggaggaggagaga GGTGAGTGCTCCCAGAGATGCTACAACATCTTTGTTCTGGAGACAGTGTGTGTCGCCTGGTTCTCCCTGGAGTTCCTGCTGCGCTTCATTCAGACTCAGAGCAAGTGTATGTTCCTGCGTACGCCTCTAAACGTCATCGATGTGGTAGCCATTCTTCCCTACTACATCACCCTCATCGTGGACTCTCTGTCGGTGGGTGGGAAACCTGCAGGCTCAGGGAACAACTACCTGGAGAAGGTGGGGTTAGTTCTCCGAGTTCTCCGCGCACTACGGATCTTTTACGTCATGAGGTTGGCCCGGCACTCCTTAGGCTTGCAGACCCTTGGCCTAACAGTGAGGAGGTGCACGCGTGAGTTTGGCCTGTTGCTGTTGTTCCTGTGCGTGGCCATGGCTCTTTTCTCACCACTCGTTTTCCTAGCTGAAAGCGAAATGGGCGCAAAGCAGGAATTCACCAGCATCCCTGGTAGCTACTGGTGGGCGGTCATCTCCATGACTACGGTTGGTTACGGGGACATGGTGCCCAGAAGCATCCCTGGTCAGGTGGTGGCGCTTAGCAGCATCCTGAGCGGCATCCTCCTCATGGCCTTCCCTGTCACATCCATCTTTCACACCTTCTCCCGCTCCTATGTTGAGCTGAAGGAGGAGCAGAGCCGGGCGCTCAGGCAGAAGCCAGACTCGCAGGACAGCACCAAGTCGCAGAACAGCGAGGACTCCCAGGAGACGGACAGCTACCATGGCATTACAGAGGCCACGGCTTCAGCCATACAGCGGAGAAAGTCCATGGCTGCTCAGAGAGCGGCTGAGATCAGAGCGTCCATGAAGACTTAG